The Bartonella sp. HY328 genome contains the following window.
ATGTTAAAGAAGCTAAAATCGATGGCGAGCGTGAATTGCGTTTGTTGCATATTCCAATTTGGCGTGAATCTACACTGTTTTCAGAGCGGGAAAAGATAGCCTTAGAGTTGACTGAGCAACTCACTCGGCTTGGTGAAAATGGTATTGAAGACGAATTATATTCAAAAATGCAATTGCACTTTAATGACGATGAAATAGGCCAGTTAATCTTTGTAATAGCTGTGATTAATAGTTGGAACCGGCTTATGATTGCGTCTAACATGACGCCGGGCTCCTTAGATCACTTATATGGTTTGGATAAGGCAAATTTAAAATAAAAATAAAGCCAGCAAGAAATTGCTGGCTTTTTTTTAACAGGTTATTTTTGCTGTATTCAATATGCGTTAGTCATTAAAAACAGATAATGTTGTGATACAAATATCCAACTTTAGAGCGTTTTCCGAAAAGTGTGAAGCGGTTTTTGGACAAAAAACGCGGCGTAAACAATGCATTAGAGCGCCGATCTGATCCAATCAGATCGAAATGCGCTCTAATGCTGGGTTTAATCGGTAAGCTATAATTCAGCGCGGCATTGAATATACCAATCACCATTAACTGCGCAAAAAAAAGCCCGGTAAAACCGGGCTTTTTATTATTCGCTTTTAGGAGCTGCTTTTTTAGCAGGAGCTTTGCGAGGAGCTTTAGCTTTTTCAGCTTTTTCTCCATCCGCTTCTTCGCTTTTAGCGGCTTTCTTAGCAGCTGGCTTTGCATCTGCGTCAGCATCTTTTTTCTTTGCTGCAGCTTTCTTTTTTGGCTTAGCTGCGGCTTTTTCTTCTTCTTCTTCAGCCGATGCAACCAATTCCTCAGGAGAAACTTTTTTGTCGGTTACTTTGATCTGGCTTAAAAGATGATCAATAACTTTTTCTTCAAAAATAGGTGCACGCAAATTAGCAACTGCATCAGGGGTGCGACGGAAGAAATCCATGATTTCTTTTTCTTGACCTGGATATTGTTGCAATTGTGCATAGACAGCGCGCTGCAATTCTTCTTCAGATACCTTAACTTCAGCTTTTTCACCAATTGCTGAAAGTACAAGACCCAAACGCACGCGACGTTCAGCAAGCTTGCTATATTCAGCGCGGGCTTCTTCTTCTGTTGTTTCTTCATCTTCAAAACTACGGCCAGCTTGCTGTAATTCTGTTGTGATTTGGTACCAAATATTGTTGAATTCTGCTTCAACCAAAGTTGAAGGTGTTTCAACCTTATAATCACCATCCAATGCATCAAGGATCTGACGCTTTACTTTTTGGCGGGTAATTTCACCATATTGGCCTTCAAGCTGTTCGCGTACGATTTCACGTAGGCGGTCAAGTGATTCAATGCCAAGCTTTTTTGCAGCTTCGTCATCAATAACAAGCGCATCAGGTGCAGCAACTTCTTTTGCTTTAATATCAAAAGTTGCAACTTTACCAGCAAGGTGAGCGGCATTGTAGTCTTCTGGGAAAGTTACGGAAATAACCTTTTCTTCACCAGCTTTAATACCGATTAATTGTTCTTCAAAACCAGGAATGAAGCTTTTTGAACCAAGAACAAGCTGAGTATCTTCAGCTGCGCCACCATCAAATGCAACACCATCAATTTTACCTAGAAAATCGATAGTTACGCGATCGCCATCTTCAGCAGCGCCGTCTTTTGTTGCAAAATTGCGGGTTGAAGAAAGAATGCGTTCAATTTGCTGTTCAACTTCTTCAGCTGGAATTTCAACAACATCACGAGTGATTGAAATACCAGAAAAATCTTTAACATCAATTGTTGGTAGAATTTCATAATTGATGGTAAATTCGAAATCAGCCTTACCAGAAAGAACGTTTTCTGCGTCCTTTTCATCTTCACTCATAGTAACTTTAGGCTGAGTTGCTGAACGCTCATTGCGCTCTGCCAAGATGTTTTGTGGTGTTTGATTGAGAATTTCATTTACAACTTCTGCCATAAATGAACGACCATACATTTTACGAATATGCTCTGCAGGCACTTTGCCTGGACGAAAACCCTTTAACTGAACCTTGTCCTTGGCGTCTAAAAGACGTTCTTCAAGCTTCGCTTTCAAATCCTTGGCTGGAACCACGACTTTAACTTCGCGCTTCAGTCCCTCATTAAGCGTCTCGGTAACCTGCATTACACAACCTTCACTTCTTTTAGAACATGCTTTAATTGCTGTTCATTTCAATCAAAATTCTGCATTAATGTAGATATTTTGCATCCAATGAAAACTATTTGCAATGAAATCTAAGTGAAATCTTTGCTATGGAATGCAATTTGTATCAATAAATGCATCGTACCTGTAAATACAAAACTGCGGTACCCAACAAGTTGGAATACCGCAAAATTCTTTTTGTGGTCTTTTAAAATGGTGCGGATGGAGGGACTCGAACCCCCACGGTCTCCCGCCAGAACCTAAATCTGGTGCGTCTACCAATTTCGCCACATCCGCACATGCTTTAATCTACATGACCACAGCGCACGTTCCTATAGCACTCTATTTTTAACTAGCAAAGGGCAAAACGAACTTTTTTTTGAAAAAAATTCAAAAAAAATAAAAAGTAAAATAAAAACAGTAAGTTGTATGTGTATAAAAATCGTGGAATTTGCTTATGTTTGTTTGCTTTTTTATGCTTTAAGGTAAAAAAATCGCATTTTATGCCTTTTAAAGCGCTATTTTTGTGAATCGCTTAATTAATAATTGCTCATTTATGAATCATTTGGGGGCCGTTAGCGATCATTATTACAATCGCTAACGGCCCCCAGTTGCAAATATTAGATATTTCTAGCATCAAAATCATAAAGCCAATCAAGGTCAGTTAAGAATTTTTCTTGCGGGCGCATTTTCATAAATAGGTTGCGTGCCAGCGCAACTGGTCCGCTGGCATGATAAACAAAGCGATTAAAATCACCGCGTTTGGCAACTTTTGTTAATCTTTCATGGCGGGCGGTCTCATAAGTTGTAATAGCGCTTTCAAAATCCTTGTGTTTTAAAAGTGCGCTTGCAAGGGTTGCCGCATCTTCAATGGCCATTGCTGCACCTTGGGCGGCAAATGGCGTAACGGCATGGGAGGCATCGCCAACAAATATTTCATTGTTAAGGCCGCGAAAACGCAGGCTTGGCATTTTGAATAAGGGCCAATAGGTCCAATCATCGGCCTGTTGCATAATATCTTTGATATTTTTATGCCAGTTAGAAAAATGGCTCAAAAGCTTGGCCTTGTCACCAGTTTTGCTCCAGCTTGGGCCCGGATTCTCCCCAGCGGTAATTGCAACAAAATTATAAACTTCATTTGGCCTTGCTGGATAGGTAATGAAATGACCATCGCCATGCATATAAACGCCAATGGTAGGCTTTTTATTGGCAGCCATAAAATCGGCGGGTACTTGTTCAAAAGGTAAGGTTGCACGCCAAGAAATATAACCAGAAAATTGTGATTTTTCTTTTAAATGCTTTTGGCGTAACTGCGACCACACACCATCGCTTATGACTAAAAGATCACCATTGACCGTTGTTGTTGTCTCACCTTGTTTTAGTGTGACAGTATAGCCTTGATCGAGTGAGCCGCTATAATCGACAATTTCATGGTCCAAATAAATGTCTATTAAAGGATGTTTTAAAAGGGCGTCATAGAGGATTTTTTGCAAATTGGCTCGGTGGATGGTGACGTAAGGCGCTTTCCAACGGTTTAACGATACTTCTTTAACTGGCAGCATGCTAAGAAGATCATCTTTGCGGCCATCTCTCATCATAACAGTTTCGGGCTCAACGCCAAATTTTTGAATATCGTCCAAAATATCGAAGTCACGTAATAGTCTTGTGGCATTGGGTGCAAGCTGCAATCCTGCGCCAACTTCTGCAAGTTTGGCTACTTTTTCATAAATTGCGATTTTATATCCGTTTTTTGCCAATGCGAGTGCGCTTGCCATGCCAGCAATACCTGCGCCTGAAATGATAATTTTGGCTTTGTCGGACATTATTTTACCTATCTTTATTATTGTTACATATCTGCGCCAAATTTTAGATAGCCAATTGCTGTTCCTATTGGAGGTTCAATCCAAAATAGAAATTCCAAATTATATATTTCTTGATTGGCATGGTTGTAGCGACACATATAAAAGAACAAGATGTTTGTATTTGGGATAAATCAAACACCGTCTAAATATCAAAATCTAATATGTTAAAAATCCTCAATAACCATCAAGATTATTGAGGATTGATCATTTTAAACTGCTGTTGCCAATGGTTGGTAAAAACAGTTTTCAGGCTTTGATTGGGTTGGGCCAAGGGCTGGGTTATAGCGATATAGGGTTGAGCAGTAAGGGCAAATTTTTTCAACATCGCCACCCATATCAAGGAAAATATGCGGATGATCATATGGCGGATTGGCGCCAATGCACATAAATTCCTTAGCTCCAATTTCAATCATTTTATACCCGCCATCGTTTTGGAAATGTGGTATATGATGATCAGCCATTTAAATGCTCCATTAATTGCTGTTACGATCCTATCATAGATCTGTTGATAGTGTGGCAAAAACTGTAATACCATCACTTATCTGTAATAAAAGAGATGATAATGCAAAAAAGTTATTTGCTGCTGTTATCAGAAAATATCAGCAAATAATATAATTAACTGCCAAATGCTGCAAGCTTTTTGCTATGGGGGCTTAAAAATAAAAAAGATACAAGCTTATGGTGATATATTCGTGGCGCTTTTGGAATTTTGGAGTAAAAATACCATTGCAAGGTCGAATCGTTGAGATATACTTTAAAAGTAAAAATAATTTTGTGTAAATTTGTTTGCGATCCAGTACGACTATCATCGCGGAAGGGGCTTTTATGAATACCGTAAAAAATACTGACAATAATAAGGTTGATAGTGTAAAGACTGGTGATGGAGCAATTACTTTTGATAGTGTCGAGCGTTTTGTAAACCGAGAATTTTCATGGTTACAATTTAATAATCGTGTGTTGATGGAAAGTGCCAATGCGCAACATCCATTATTGGAGCGTGTGCGTTTTCTTTCTATTTCTGCAGCTAATCTTGATGAGTTTTTTATGGTGCGTATTGCAGGACTTGCTGGGCAAGTTCGAGCAGGTATCCAAACCCGCAGCGCAGATGGGCGCACCCCGCAAGAACAGCTTGATTTCATTTTGCCAGAAGTCGATAGATTGCAAAAAAATCAACAAATGCAATTGCGTTTGCTGCGCACTGCCCTTGTTAAAGAAAAAATTGAAATTGTCCGTCCTGATAAATTAAGCAAAACGGAAAGGACTTGGCTTGAAGATCATTTTAGCCAACGTATTTTCCCAGTTTTAACACCGCTTTCAATCGATCCTGCCCATCCATTTCCATTCATTCCTAATTTGGGCTTTTCCATCGCATTACAATTGTCGCGCCGAGCCGATAAATATCCAATGACTGCCTTGCTGCGTTTACCAACAGCGCTTGAGCGGTTTATTCTATTGCCAGATGAGGATCGCGGTTCGCGTTTTATCACGCTTGAGGATACGGTTGGGCTATTTATTGGCCATTTGTTCCCTGGTTATGAAGTTAGTGGTGCAGGTACTTTCCGTATTATTCGTGATAGCGATATTGAAGTTGAAGAAGAAGCTGAAGACCTTGTACGGCTTTTTGAAAGCGCGTTAAAACGCCGCCGCCGCGGTCAGGTTATTCGTATTGAATTTG
Protein-coding sequences here:
- a CDS encoding FAD-dependent monooxygenase, which codes for MSDKAKIIISGAGIAGMASALALAKNGYKIAIYEKVAKLAEVGAGLQLAPNATRLLRDFDILDDIQKFGVEPETVMMRDGRKDDLLSMLPVKEVSLNRWKAPYVTIHRANLQKILYDALLKHPLIDIYLDHEIVDYSGSLDQGYTVTLKQGETTTTVNGDLLVISDGVWSQLRQKHLKEKSQFSGYISWRATLPFEQVPADFMAANKKPTIGVYMHGDGHFITYPARPNEVYNFVAITAGENPGPSWSKTGDKAKLLSHFSNWHKNIKDIMQQADDWTYWPLFKMPSLRFRGLNNEIFVGDASHAVTPFAAQGAAMAIEDAATLASALLKHKDFESAITTYETARHERLTKVAKRGDFNRFVYHASGPVALARNLFMKMRPQEKFLTDLDWLYDFDARNI
- the tig gene encoding trigger factor, whose amino-acid sequence is MQVTETLNEGLKREVKVVVPAKDLKAKLEERLLDAKDKVQLKGFRPGKVPAEHIRKMYGRSFMAEVVNEILNQTPQNILAERNERSATQPKVTMSEDEKDAENVLSGKADFEFTINYEILPTIDVKDFSGISITRDVVEIPAEEVEQQIERILSSTRNFATKDGAAEDGDRVTIDFLGKIDGVAFDGGAAEDTQLVLGSKSFIPGFEEQLIGIKAGEEKVISVTFPEDYNAAHLAGKVATFDIKAKEVAAPDALVIDDEAAKKLGIESLDRLREIVREQLEGQYGEITRQKVKRQILDALDGDYKVETPSTLVEAEFNNIWYQITTELQQAGRSFEDEETTEEEARAEYSKLAERRVRLGLVLSAIGEKAEVKVSEEELQRAVYAQLQQYPGQEKEIMDFFRRTPDAVANLRAPIFEEKVIDHLLSQIKVTDKKVSPEELVASAEEEEEKAAAKPKKKAAAKKKDADADAKPAAKKAAKSEEADGEKAEKAKAPRKAPAKKAAPKSE
- a CDS encoding carboxymuconolactone decarboxylase family protein; protein product: MSNRVNLFKTQPALAKAMTELSNKTSGSSMDNTLKHLVYIYSSQLNHCAFCLDMHVKEAKIDGERELRLLHIPIWRESTLFSEREKIALELTEQLTRLGENGIEDELYSKMQLHFNDDEIGQLIFVIAVINSWNRLMIASNMTPGSLDHLYGLDKANLK
- a CDS encoding zinc-finger domain-containing protein: MADHHIPHFQNDGGYKMIEIGAKEFMCIGANPPYDHPHIFLDMGGDVEKICPYCSTLYRYNPALGPTQSKPENCFYQPLATAV